From Alloacidobacterium dinghuense:
AACCAGTTTCCCGCATCGACGTGTTTACTGGATATTCCTATTTCGCTCCACATGGAACGGTGAACACGACGCTGAATGATGGAACAATTTTCAGCGACCGCTACGCCTCAGTAGATGAGGGTGCACTCGCCAGCGTGGCCTACTACTTCAACCGCTACTTTGGCGGCCAAGTGGAATTTGGCGCCCATCCAGATGGGAACAACGATGGTTTTTACACTATTGCGGGTGGTCCAATTGTTCGCTACCCAACCTCGGAAGGAATCACGCCATTCGTTCATGCACTTGCAGGCGCGGCGGACGTTGGAGGTCCGAACCACTGCTGCCCACCGTTGGCGCAGCATGCTTGGACCTGGGGCCCTGCGTTGACTGTTGGCGGTGGGTTGGATTACAACCTGCCGTTTTGGAATCACCGTTTAGCGTTGCGACTCTTCCAGGCTGATTTCGAATACATTCATGCGAACTTTGGGCCGCAACCTGTAACGGGTGGCAGAGCCAATATCAATGCTGCGCGCCTGAGCACCGGCATTGTCTGGAAGTTCGGCAATATCATCCCACCGCCTCCGGTTGAGTACACCTGCTCGGCCAGCCCGGCGACTGTGTATCCTGGCGATCCGATTACAATCACCGGTACAGCAACGAACCTGAATCCCAAGAAGACGGCAACCTACAGCTGGTCTGGTCAGGGCGTGACGGTGAAGGGCGACACGGCGACCGCCAATGTCGACACCACCGGTCTGCAGCCTGGCAACTACACAGCTACCGGCCACGTGAGCGAAGGTCAGAAGCCCGGTCAGTTTGCAGACTGCACTGCGAACTTTACAGTCAAGCAGTATGAACCGCCAACGGTGAGCTGCTCGGTCAATCCGTCGAGCGTGAACCCGGGCGACAGCGCCACGATCACGGCAACCGGCGTCAGCCCGCAGAACCGTCCGCTGACCTATAGCTACACTGCGTCGGCCGGTTCGGTGAGTGGCACCGGCAACACTGCAACCCTGTCCACGGCTGGTGCGCCGGCGGGCACGATTACGGTGACTGCTAATGTGTCCGATGACAAGGGTCAAACTGCTTCCGGCTCCTGCTCGGTGACGCTCAACGCACCGCCACCCCCGGCGCCGAAGACCCAGACACTCTGCTCGATCACGTTCAGCCGTGACAAACGGCGTCCGGCTCGCGTCGACAACGAAGCCAAGGCTTGCCTCGATGACGTAGCGCTCAACGCGCAGCGTTCAGCCGATGCATCCGTGGTGGTGGTTGGCAATTCGACGGCAGATGAGCAGAATCCGCCGAAGAAGAGGGGCAAGAAGGCTGCACCGCCGGTCAACCTGGCGGCACAGCGTGCGGTGAACACGAAGGACTACCTGGTGAAGGAGAAGGGCATTGACGCCAGCCGCATCCAGGTTCGTACAGGCACAGCAGGTGCGCAGGAAGTTGAAAATTACCTCGTACCGGCCGGCGCCAGCTTCGATACAGACGTGCCAGGCACGACTGCAGTCGACGAGTCCGCAGTGCAACCGCAAACCCGCAAGCCGCTAGCTGAACGGAAACACCATCGCGCAAAAAAGACGTCTAGTCAGTAAGCGCGATTGCACTAAACCAAAGGGCCAGCCGGGAAATCCGGCTGGCCCTTCACCTTTTTAGGGAAATCCGGCATCGAATAAAAATGAATACTGGCGGGTCTGCGTCAGAAGCGGATAGATTGATATCAGGAAATTATGAAACGTAAGCTATTGCGGTTATTGGTCCTTGGTGCAGGTGTTCTTGGAGTTTTCGATCTAGCGGCGCGAGGCGGAGTATCGGATTGGGTGCCTGTAGGTCCCAATGGCGGCGATGCTCGCAGTTTCGCAGCCGATCCTGGTGATCCTCAGCATGTCTATCTGGGAACAACGACCAGCTGGATCTATCAGTCGACGGACGGCGGCGTTAGTTGGAAGAGACTGGCGAAGCTGGGCAAAACTGATGATTTGGTAGTCGATAGCCTGGTTGTTGACTCTTCCAATCCTAAGACTCTCTTTGCCGGAGTGTGGGAACTGGGCCAGCCTGCTGGCGGTATCTATATCAGCCGCGACGGCGGCATCACCTGGACCACGAGCGCAGACATTGACGGCCAATCGGTGCTTGCGTTGGCCCAGTCTTATTCTCAACCGAAGGTTCTGGTAGCTGGAACGTTGAAGGGCGTTTATCGCAGCGAGGATAGAGGACAGCACTGGGCAGAAATCAGTCCGCCGGGGAGCGGCGAGATTCATGAAGTCGAATCCATCGCGATCGATCCGAATGATCCTAAGTTGATCTATGCGGGAACATGGCATTTGCCCTGGAAGACAGCGGATGGCGGTGAACACTGGCACAACATCAAAGAGGGTTTGATCGACGACTCTGACGTTTTCTCGATCATCATCGATCCAACGCGGCCGACGGTTATCTATACGAGCGCCTGCTCCGGTATATACCGAAGCGAAAACGCAGGCGAACTCTATCGCAAGGTCCAGGGGATTCCTTCGACTGCGCGCCGCACGCGTGTGCTGATGCAGGATCCGATAAACCGCAAGATTGTCTATGCTGGCACGACAGAAGGTCTCTACAAAACCCTGGATGACGGCGTGAACTGGACGCGTATCACCGGGCCTGACGTGATCATCAATGACATTTACGTCAATCCTAAAGATCCACAACATGTTTTGTTGGCAACGGATCGCGGTGGGGTTTTGCTGAGCAATGACAGCGGAGCCACGTTCAATGCCTCAAACGCCGGTTTTTCTCAACGGCAAGTCGCGGCTATTCTCGTTGATCCAAAACATGAAGGCACGATTTACGCGGGCGTGCTCAACGACAAGGTATATGGCGGCGTCTTCGTGTCGGAAGACGGTGGGACAACGTGGCAGCAGCGAGCCAACGGATTGAATGGACGAGATGTGTTTGCCCTCGCTCTGGCAGATGACGGCACGTTGCTGGCTGGGACAAATCACGGCATCTTTCGGTGGACCGGCTCGGAATGGATGCAGGACGGCGACCTCATCAGTTACACGCAGAAGACGGTGTATGCGGTAAAGAAAGGCAAGAAGACTAAGTCCACGAAGCAAGTTTCTAAACCGGATGGCTCGATTGATGGTCGCGTGAACGACATCAACACCGCGAGCGGCGTTTGGTTTGCAGCTACGTCGAATGGAATCTATCGCAGTCAGAATCAGGGATCAAGCTGGTCGGGCCCAATACTAACGGGTGAGAACTACAGTTTCGTCACTGCGAAGGCAAATGTTGTGATGGCAGCGAATCGACAGCAACTGATGCTCTCGACAGATGGCGGCACAGAGTGGCATGCCATTACGCTGCCTGCGAAGCTTACCTCGGTTCAAGCTGTGACCACCGCGCCGAAGGGTAGCCTGTGGGTGGGAGGCCGAGAGGGACTGTTCTACAGCGACGATCAAGGGCAGAGCTGGCAGCAGATGGCTACTCTGCCGATGGCAGGCATCAATGGACTCAGTTACAACAACGAAATAGGAAGAGTC
This genomic window contains:
- a CDS encoding VPS10 domain-containing protein, with amino-acid sequence MKRKLLRLLVLGAGVLGVFDLAARGGVSDWVPVGPNGGDARSFAADPGDPQHVYLGTTTSWIYQSTDGGVSWKRLAKLGKTDDLVVDSLVVDSSNPKTLFAGVWELGQPAGGIYISRDGGITWTTSADIDGQSVLALAQSYSQPKVLVAGTLKGVYRSEDRGQHWAEISPPGSGEIHEVESIAIDPNDPKLIYAGTWHLPWKTADGGEHWHNIKEGLIDDSDVFSIIIDPTRPTVIYTSACSGIYRSENAGELYRKVQGIPSTARRTRVLMQDPINRKIVYAGTTEGLYKTLDDGVNWTRITGPDVIINDIYVNPKDPQHVLLATDRGGVLLSNDSGATFNASNAGFSQRQVAAILVDPKHEGTIYAGVLNDKVYGGVFVSEDGGTTWQQRANGLNGRDVFALALADDGTLLAGTNHGIFRWTGSEWMQDGDLISYTQKTVYAVKKGKKTKSTKQVSKPDGSIDGRVNDINTASGVWFAATSNGIYRSQNQGSSWSGPILTGENYSFVTAKANVVMAANRQQLMLSTDGGTEWHAITLPAKLTSVQAVTTAPKGSLWVGGREGLFYSDDQGQSWQQMATLPMAGINGLSYNNEIGRVVVTSSRSTMVFAIDESSKTWKWWDAGWPLRSVRSLGNRLVAASFYDGVVIQPKQEETAAASSGGGTQP